The Henckelia pumila isolate YLH828 chromosome 2, ASM3356847v2, whole genome shotgun sequence genome includes a window with the following:
- the LOC140877181 gene encoding uncharacterized protein gives MDIDYAIRKYEPPAITENNIPDDVDLYDKCERSNRLCVMFIKTKISAGMRGSVDQHNNVKELLKAIDEKFQSSDKALASNLIMKFSLLRLTNVRGVREHIMKMRDIAARLKILEVDIYETFLVHYILNTLPQQYGDAKPKETSGK, from the exons ATGGATATTGATTATGCTATTCGAAAATACGAACCACCTGCTATTACTGAAAACAACATTCCGGATGATGTTGATCTTTATGACAAGTGTGAGCGATCTAATCGACTCTGCGTAATGTTCATAAAGACCAAGATCTCTGCTGGTATGCGTGGTTCTGTCGATCAGCATAATAATGTCAAAGAATTACTGAAGGCTATTGATGAAAAATTTCAGTCCTCAGATAAGGCACTTGCCAGCAACCTAATTATGAAATTCTCTTTATTAAGGCTCACCAATGTGAGAGGTGTGCGAGAGCACATCATGAAAATGCGGGATATAGCAGCTCGACTGAAGATACTTGAGGTGGATATATATGAAACTTTCTTGGTGCATTACATTCTGAATACCCTTCCACAACAATACG GGGATGCAAAACCTAAGGAAACCTCTGGGAAATGA